GCTGGCTGGCGCTGCCAACCAGCCACTGATCGCCTTTGCCTTCCTCACCGATGATGAACAGGTGCAGGTTGCTTGCGTCATCCCGGTACAAACACAGATTCTCGATGCGGTAATCGCTGCTCGGCAGCACCAGCTTGCGGCGCACGGTCAGGCTGTCGGCATCGGCTTGCAGCAGAGTCGGCTGTTGCAGCGCGGTTTCGGTGGTGGCGATCAGCAGTTGCTCGCCCAGCATCCGGGCATCCAGGGCGCTGAAGTTGCCAGAGTGTTGCGCCCGTTTCTGGCCGCGTGCATCCAGCAGCCAGAGGCCGTCAGCATTGGCAGCCAGGCGCTGGCCGTTGTTCAGCAGCAGCCAGGATTCGGCGCTCTGGGCATGGGCCGGTGACCAGGCTTGCAGGGCTGCGTTTTGCACGCTGCGCTCGCTATAAGCGCTTGGCTGGTCGGCGGCGCCGGAACAGGCGGTAAGCAGGCCGGACAGAGCCAGAGCGGCCAGGGGTGTCAGGCGAAATCGGTGATACATGAATATTCCTTCACAGCAAGTGTCAGTGGGGAACGCCGAGTGACGGGCCCGCAGGCCCGCCGTGCGGTCGGATCAGAAGTGCGTCAGAGTCAGGCCGATCTTGTAGCTCGGGCCGTACTCTTCGTATTGGGCGTTGTAGCGGCGGCTGCCGGTGTAGACGTAGTAGGACTCGTCGGTGAGGTTCTGCGCCTCGAAGAACACCTGCAGGTTGTCGCGCAGGAAGTAGCTGGCGCTGAAGTCGACGAACAGCTGGTCATCCACTTGGTAGTCATAGCGCGAGTCCAGCACATCGCCGACCTCGTCCAGGTAGTCGGATTTGTAGTTGGTCGACAAGCGCAGACTCAGGCTGTCGTTTTCCCAGCCGACCGTCAGGTTGCCGGTGACGTCGGACTGACCCGGCAGGCTGATACTGCGGCCACGCATGGCACCCAGATCCGGGTCGAACTGTTCGATGTCGGCGTCCGAGTGGGTGAAGGTGGTGTTGGCATTCAGCAGCAAGCCGTTCCATGGAGCTGGCAGCCAGCTGAACTTCTGGGAGTAGGCCAGCTCCAGTCCATAGACCTCGGCGCTTTCGCCGTTGACCGAAGTGATGGCTTCGCTGAAATCGACATAGTCACCGGTGCCGGCGACATCCGCGGTATAGACGAAGTTGTCGATGTCCTTGTAGAACAGAAAGGCCGACACGGCACCGGCGCGACCCATGTAGTGCTCGATGCCGAGGTCGAAGTTGGCGGACTCCAGCGGGTTGAGGTCAGGGTTGCCGAACTCGGCCTCGTCATCATCCATCATGAAGCCGGGGAATAGCTGACCGAAGGTTGGGCGCACCACGCTGTTGGTCCAGGCGGTGCGGATCTGGGTCTTGTCGTTGAGCTGGTAGATGGCATGGAGGCCCGGCAGCCAGTGATCGTATTTGTTGTTGGTGTTATTGGCGGTGAATTCGCCATTGTCCAGGCCGGTGCCGCGGGCCTTCAGCCTGGTGCTTTCATAGCGAATCCCAGCGATGATGCGCAGGTCATCGATATCCAGGGTACTCATCAGGTAGGCGGCGTTGATGTCTTCCTCGATGGTGAAGTCGTTGATGCGTGACTCCTCTTCGTTGTAGAAACTGTCCCTATCCAGGCCACTGATCAGATTCTCCACCGCGCTGTCGGAGATTTCCGGTCCGAAACGGCCCAGACCGTAATCGGTGGTGCCACGGGTGAAGCCGGACAGGTTCAACTGAGCGTCGCTGAAACCCAGATCACCGAAGTCTTCATAGGTCCAGATATCCAGGTCGTTGTCCTTTTCCCGACGGCTTACCTTGCCGCCGAAGGCCACCTGCGAGGGCATGCTGCTCAGGTAGAAGTCCCGGGTCAGGTCGAGCTTGATGTTCTTCTCGGTGTCGGTGGTTTTCTGCTTCTCCCATTCGAGTTCGGTCAGGCTGAAATTGTTGGGGTCATGCAAGTCCGCTCCGCTGCGCAGCCGTGGTTTGCGGGTGCCGTTGTAGCCGATATTGCTGAAATCATCATTGCCTTCGAAAGCCGCATTGCCGATACCACCGGGGCTATCCTCGCCGGCCTTGCTGTATCCGGCCTGCGCACTGATGCCCCACTCGCCCAGCTGGCGTTTGCCGCCGAACACGAAGCTCTTGACCTCCTGGGTTTCCTCGCGGGCCTTGAGCTCGCGGGAGACTTCGGCGTCGCCCAGCTCACCGGACAATTGCGGATCGGCGAACTCGGTGACCAGACCCTGGCGCACCTCGTCGTCCTTGTAGCGGCTATAGAGGGTACGCAGCCAGACTTCGCTGTGCTCATCCGGGCGGTAATCCAGGTTCAGACCGAAACCGGTGCGCTCGCGGGTGATGTCGTAGCGGCGCTGCTCAACTTCCTCCAGCTGGTTGCCGTCATCGAAGTCCCAGGCGCCGCCGGTTTCGACGTTATCCGAACCGAACTCCCGCTCCTGCCAACTCAGGGCAGCGGCGATACCGAAGTTGTCCACGCCATCGCCAATACTGAAGCGGTTGCTGAAGGCGGCGGATAGTTTGGGGCTGTTCTCGCTGGTATTCTCGTCATGGCTGCCTTCGGCGCTGAGGCTGTAGAACAGGCCGTCATGGTCGAAGGCTGACAGGCTTTCGACCTCGATGGTGCCGCCCAGGGAGTTGGCGTCCATATCCGGCGTCAACGTCTTGACCACCGACAGCGACTGCACCAGCTCGCTGGGCAACACATCCATGGCCACCGCCCGGCGATCATCCTCTGGTGCCGGCACCAGAGTACCGTTGATGGTCACGCTGTTCAGATCTGAACTCAGCCCGCGCACCCGCACAAAGCGGCCTTCACCCTGGTCGCGCTCAACCGACAGGCCGGGGATACGCTGCAGGGCCTCGGCGGCGTTGTCATCGGGCAACTGGCCGATGGCGTCGGCATGTACCACGCTTTTTATAGTATTGGCGCGGCGCTGATCGTCCAGCGCCTGCTCCAGCTGCGCGGCCTGGCCAATGACATCAACCACTTCGGGTTGCTGGGTCTGCGCATACAGCGGCGCGCTTACGGCGATGGCCAGCGCCAGCGCGCTGAGACGAAACCCGGTGCTCCGAGTCATGGCATGTTGCACGGACATGGTGATCTCCCTGGAAAAAGGCGGCCGCTGCCGGGCCGTTCTGGGGATGCACCTTAGGCAGGTCAGATTTCAGTTCTGTGACGGTCGTGCCCCGAACGGGCGCAAATGGATGTGATCATGAGCACTTCAGATGGTGTTTGAGCTGATTTGACTATTGCCGTTGGGCTATGGGCGGGTGCCGACGCGTTTAGCGGGGGTCCAGGTGACGAAACAGCTGCGCTAACGACTTATGCGCTGAGCTGATATGACCCCGGCGCATGCAACCGGATTGTCATCAATGGCTGGTTAGCTTGCCTGCATGAACGGAGAATCATCATGACATCCATGCTCGCCATGCACCGCTTCAAGCTCGCCGGCTTGCTGATCGCTGCCCATACCGGGCTGTTGCTGCACCTGCTGGCCGGCGAGATCAAGCCGCTGGCTGTCTGGGACTGGCTGGATATCGCCGGCGAGGGTGGTTCGGCGGTGCTACTGCTGACCTGGACCGGCCTGCTGCTCAAGAGCCGCCCGGCCGGCTATGTGACCAACCTGTTGTTCTTCGGGCTGGCCTGCCTATTCTTCAGTCTGTTCATGGACACTGTGGATGAGTTCATTGTGCTGCCTGATGCGGTGGCTTGGGACGGCTGGCTGGAGTCCGGGCCCATGCCGCTCGGCTTTGCCTTGCTGACCATGGGGATCTTCCACTGGCACAGGGAGCAGTTGGCGATTAATGAACAGATGCGCAACCGCGAGCGGGTGTTTCGTGAGCATCGCCAATTCGACAAGCTGACCCCGCTGGGTGATGCCAATTATCTGAAAACCCAGTTCCAGCTGGCGTTAACCGAGGCCGAAAAGGACCGACAGCCATTGTCGATGATCATGCTGGATCTGGACGGCTTTTCCAGAGTTAATCGGGAATATGGTCATGGTGAGGGCGATCGTCTGCTGCAGGTGCTGACTCAATTATTGCTGCTGAATCTGCGTCAGCATGATCTGTTGTGCCGTCTGGCGGGAGACAGGTTTGTGATTGTCCTGCCGCATACGGGTGAGCGGCAGGCGCAGGTGTTGGCCGGGGAAGTAGGCGAGGCGGTGCGCAGCCTGGCCTACAAGAGCAGCCGTCACGGCGAGCGTGTTGATTTGTCAGCCAGCGTGGTGGCGCTGATGGCCCGGGATGAGGATGCGGACACGTTGTTGCAGCGGCTCAATATCGCCATGGCGCGGGCCAAGCAGAGCCTGACGGTGAAGTATGGATAGGCCCAGCGTGCGCAGTGGCTGGCTGGAGTGCGATATCCGCTTCATTCCGGCGCACTACCAGCCTGCCAGTCTAATCGACCTGGCGCTGGGCCGCGGTGTCAATGCGCATCGTCTGCTGCAGGGCACCGGTCTGTTCCATGAGGATATTCTCACCGGGCATCAACGGGTCAGCCCGCAGCAGTTTCTGCTTCTGATCGCCAATGTTCAGCAGCAGATGCATGCTGACGACACCTCTTTCCTGCTTGGCCAGCAGTGGCTGCCTGGGCATTTCGGGGCCGCCAGCCATGCTCTGGGGCACGCGGTCAATCTGCTGGAGGCGCTGGAGCGTCTGGTGCGCTTGCAACCGTTGTTATGGCCGTTGCTGCGCCTGCGTCTGCGGGTCGATGAGCACCATATCTGGCTGGAGTGGGGCGACAGCTTCGGGGTGGGCGCGCAGGGCGTGTTTCTGATCGAGGCAGGTATGGCCGCCGTCATGGGCATGAGCCAGTGGTTATCCGGCCAACGCCTGCCCTGGTCGTTCCACCTGAGTCACGAACAGCCGCGTTATACCGAACAGTATTGGGTGCATCTCGGCGAGCGACTGCGCTTCGGCAGTCCGCTGAACCAGATGTGCCTGCCGCGTGATTTTCTGTATAAGCCCTGGCTCGGCGCCTCGGCTACTGCGGGTCAGGTGGCGGAGCAGGAAGGCTTGCTCATGTTGTCGGCGTTGCCCGCCTCGCAGAGTCTGCTGGACAGTCTGCATGACTATCTGGTGGCGCATGTTCGTCGCCCGTTGCGGCTGGAAGGCGTGGCCGAGGCCTTCGACATGAGCGCTGCAACTCTCAAGCGTAAATTGCACAAGCACGGTACCGGCTTCCAGCAGCAATTGGATCGGGCCCGCTCCAGTGTGGCCCTGGAGCTCTACCAGAGCCGCGGCTATTCCAGCGAAGACGTTGCCGATTACCTCAACTTCACTGACCGCGCCAACTTCCGCCGCTCCCTGCGGCGCTGGACCGGGTTATTGCCCAGCGAGCTGCAGAACTGGCTGATGTCCGGGAGGTAGCGCGCCTGCTTCGCAGCAAGCGCAAATCCGTTCATCAAGTCCGAGCGCGGCCGTCTGCGCTCGCCAGGCCGAATCCAGCCTGGCCCCTCAACTACCCAGCCGCTGACTCCAATAACGCGGACTCAACCACTGCGGCCAATCGCGTCCGGCTTCCATCTGTCGCAGGTAATGGCTGCCGCCCAGCTGGCGGGCCTGGCGGCGAATCCAGTTGCTGCGCTGCAGAGCATGGGCCGGTGGGTTGGCGGCGCTCCAGCGGAGCGGGCTTGGCAGGACCGCGGCCAACTGCGCGGCCTGCTGATCGGACAGGACGCCTGCCGCTACGCCGAAATGGTGTTCGGCAGCGGCGGAGACACCGAATACCCCATCGTCCCATTCGACGATATTCAGGTACACCTCAAGAATCCGTTGCTTGGGCCAGAGCGTCTCGATGGCCAGAGTGAACCAGACTTCCAGCCCCTTGCGCAGCCAGCTGCGGTCCGACCAGAGAAACAGGTTCTTGGCGACCTGTTGGCTCAGGGTGCTGGCGCCCCGCAGATTGCCGCCACGCTGGTTGTGTTCGAGCGCGGCCTGGATTGCCTTGAGGTCGAGGCCATGATGCTCGGCAAAGCGCTGATCTTCGGCGGCGATGACCGCCATTTTGATGTTGTCGGGTATCTGCCGGTAGGGCAGCCAACGCTTGTGAAAGTCCAGCTGGCGGTTGTCACTGCGCGCCTCGATCCAACGTTCAGCCATCAGCATCGAGCCGGGTACGGGCACCCAGCGGAACAGGATGACCGGTAGTAGGCTGAACAGTAGGAGAATCAGCAGCCATTTGGTGGTTTTGCGCAGAATCGTCTTCAATAGGATTGGCTCGTCTGCCGGCAAAAAGGGTGGTGTAGACTGTGCCGCAGTATAAACCCATCGAGACGGAGACTTCATTGATGGCCAAGGTCCTGTTGCTGCTGGCAGCGCTCAGCGGCTTCACCGGCGTGGCGCTGGGCGCCTTTGCCGCCCACGCTCTGCGTAGTCGGCTACCGGAGAAGATGCTGGGTGTATTTCAGACCGGAGTGCAATATCAGCTCTGGCACACGGCAGCGCTGATCGGTGTGGCACTGCTCCTGTTGCGCTGGCCTGAAAGTGCGCTGTTCAAGGCCTCGGGAGCGCTGTTCGTGGTCGGCATTCTGCTGTTTTCCGGCAGCCTGTATCTGATGACCCTCGGCGGTCTGCGCCTGGGCATGGTCACGCCGATCGGTGGCGTGTGTTTTCTGGCGGCCTGGGTGTGTTTCGGAATGGGTGTCTGGCGTTCGATGTGACTCGCTGCCGACACGCCCAACGATAGGCAGGCAAGCCCGTTTCACGCTATCATGACCGGCCTGATTCCTGACTTCATCGAGTTGTTCCATGCAGATCAAATTGAATGGCGAAGCCCATCCTCTCGATTCCTCCATCAGCCTGGCCGACCTGGTCGAGCAGCTGGAATTGACCGGCAAGCGACTGGCCGTCGAGCTGAATCTGGAGATCGTGCCGCGTAGTCAGTATGCCGACACACGTCTGAACGACGGTGATCGGGTCGAAATCGTCCACGCCATTGGCGGCGGCTAGAAACCTCTCTGGTTGCCGCGGAGAAACCTATGACAGATATGCAACAAGACGCGCTGGAAATTGCCGGTGTTCGTTACCGTTCCCGCCTTTTGGTCGGCACCGGAAAGTACAAGGACATGGACGAAACGCGGGATGCCATCGAAGCCTCGGGCGCGGAAATCGTCACCGTGGCCATCCGCCGCACCAATATTGGCCAGAATCCCGGAGAGCCTAATCTGCTCGATGTGGTTCCGCCGGATCGTTACACCATCCTGCCCAACACCGCCGGTTGCTTTACCGCAGAGGATGCGGTGCGCACGTGCCGCCTGGCCCGCGAGCTGCTGGATGGCCGCAACCTGGTCAAGCTGGAAGTGCTGGCTGATCAGAAGACCCTGTTCCCCAACGTGGTAGAAACCATTAAAGCCGCCGAAGTGCTGGTCAAGGATGGTTTTGATGTCATGGTTTACACCAGCGACGACCCGATCATCGCCCGCCAGCTGGCGGAGATCGGCTGCGTGGCGGTGATGCCGCTGGCCGGCCTGATCGGTTCCGGTCTGGGCATCTGCAACCCCTACAACCTGCGGATCATTCTCGAAGAAGCCACCGTACCGGTATTGGTCGATGCGGGTGTGGGTACCGCTTCGGACGCAACCATTGCCATGGAGCTGGGCTGTGCCGGAGTGTTGATGAATACGGCTATCGCCGGGGCGCAGAAGCCGGTATTGATGGCCGAGGCGATGAAGCATGCTGTGCTCGCTGGCCGTGGTGCTTACCTGGCGGGGCGCATGCCACGTCGATTGTACGCTGCTGCTTCCTCGCCTCTGGAAGGAACCTTTGTCGGAAATGAGTGAGATGAACGAGAGCCAGGACCCGGAGCAGACCCCGGACGCTGAAGGTCACCCGCGCCGTACCATCCGCAGTTTCGTGATGCGTGCCGGGCGCATGACCGAAGGCCAGCAACGCGGCGTGGAGAAGGGCTGGCCACAGTTTGGTCTGAGCCTGGCTGACGGCGCGCTGGATCTGGATGCGGTGTTTGGCCGTCAGGCGCCACGTACTCTGGAGATCGGCTTCGGCATGGGGCATTCCCTGCTGGAAATGGCCCAGGCTGCGCCGGAGCAGGATTTTATCGGTATCGAAGTGCACCGTCCCGGTGTCGGCGCGCTGCTCAATGGCGTACTCAATGCCGGCGTGCAGAATGTGCGGGTGTATGACTGCGATGCCATCGAAGTGCTGAATCAGGCGGTTCCTGACGGTAGCCTCGACCGCCTGCTGCTGTTCTTCCCTGACCCATGGCACAAGAAGAAGCACAACAAGCGGCGCATCGTGCAGCCGGCGTTTGCCGAATTGGTGCGGCGCAAGCTGAAGGTTGGTGGCGTGCTGCATATGGCCACTGACTGGGAACATTATGCCGAGCAGATGCTTGAGGTGATGAGCGTAGCGCCCGGTTATCGTAACCAGGCAGCCGATGGCACTTTCGTCTCCCGCCCGGAGGAGCGTCCGATTACCAAGTTCGAAAAGCGCGGTGAGCGGCTGGGGCATGGGGTCTGGGATCTGAAGTTCGAGCGCATCGACTAGCCTGTGCTGGTGCTGGCCGCAAGGCCAGCCAATATCAGCGGGCACGGAGTCAACCGGCAAACTCTAGGCGCGCCATCGGTCCTGCCTATGACCTCCCATAGCAATTACCAAGAGTAATGGTCCGATCGGGCCCTGCTACCTACACTGGCTTCCATCCAGACCAACAATCTGCAGCGGAGCCACCATGCAATTTGAAACCCTCGATTATCAGGTACAGGACGGTATTCTCACCCTGACCCTCAACCGCCCTGAGCGGATGAATGCCTTCAATGGCCCGATGCGTCGGGAGCTGATCGCTGCCTTCGATGCAGCTGACGCCGATGACGCCGTGCGGGTGATCATTGTCACCGGTGCCGGGCGCGCCTTCTGTGCCGGCGCCGATCTGGAGAAGGGCGGCGATACCTTCAACCGCCATACCCGGAGCGATCAGCCCGAGGGCGCCGATCTGCGCGACGGCGGCGGTACTGTCTCGCTGCGCATCTACGAATGCACCAAGCCGGTGATCGGCGCATTCAATGGCGCAGCGGTGGGTGTGGGCGTGACCATGACCTTGCCGATGGATATCCGCCTGGCCTCGACCACTGCCAAATTCGGTTTTGTGTTTGCCCGCCGTGGCATCACCATGGAGGCCTGCTCCAGCTGGTTCCTGCCGCGCCTTGTGGGCCCTATGCAGGCAATGGAGTGGGCTTACACCGGCCGTGTGTTCGGCGCGGAGGAAGCGCTCAAGGGTGGTTTGGTCCGCAGCATTCATGAGCCGGACGAGCTCATGCCGGCGGCCTACGAACTGGCCCGGGAAATTGCCGACAACACCGCGCCCATGTCGGCCCTGCTCAATCGCCAGATGATCTGGCGCATGCTGGGTGCCGATCATCCGATGGAAGCGCACAAGATCGATTCGCGGGCGATTGCCTTTATGGGTGAGTCCGAGGATGCCAAGGAGGGCGTACGCTCTTTCCTGGAAAAACGCGCTCCCGAGTTCAAGCTCAGTACCAGCGCGGATCGGCCGGAGTTCTATCCCTGGTGGGACGAGCGCCCCTTCGAGTAATCAGCGATCTACCAGCAATCGCTCCAGCGCCGCGCGTGGCCCCGGTGGAATCGGGCAGGCGCGGTTGCTGGCGCGCTCGACGAACACATGGACGAAACGCCCAGCGGCGCAGGCTTCGGTCTCCCCGGCCTTGAACAGTGCCAGTTCGTAATGCACGGAGCTGTTGCCCAGCTTCGCTACCCGCACCCCTATCTCGATCGGCTCGGGAAAGGCCACCGGTGCAAAGTAGTCACAGCCGGAACTGACCACAAAAGCCACTTGCTCGCCCAGGTGAATATCCAGCCTGCCCTCGTTGATCAACCAGCTGTTCACCGCGCTGTCGAAAAAGGCGTAGTAGGTGACGTTGTTGATATGCCCGTAGATATCGTTGTCGTGCCAACGAGTGGTGATGGGGTGCAGGTAGGGGTAATCGTTGCGATGATGGGTGGTGGTCATGAAGGGGCTCGGTCTCAATGAAGGGGTAGCAGCACCTTGGGGGTGCAGCGCGCCTGCGCTACGCCGGTGGACTGTCTGATGCGCTAGTGACGCCGATCTGTCCGCAGTCGTCGAGCGAGCGCTCGACAACCCGGTACCTGTATCAATACGCCTGCCGATAAATCGCCAGGGCATCGGCCTCGGTCACTTCCCGCAGATTGTTCACCAGCAGCCGTTGTTGCAACATGGCCTCGCTTGCCAGCAGCTCCAGGCTGCTCTCCGGCACGCCGGCATCGCGCAGGCGACTGGGCAGGTTGCAGCGGGGGCTGAGTTGCGAGAGCGCAGTGATCAGCTGATCGGTCAGGCTGGCATCATCCCCAGGATTGCAGTCCGGCACCAGCAGCGGTGTCAGCTCGGCATACAGCGACTCGGCAGCCGGCGCATTGAAGGAAACCACGCTGGGCAATACCAGCGCGTTGGATAGGCCATGGGGAATATGGAAATGCCCACCCAGGGGATAGGCCAAGGCATGTACCGCCGCCACTGGCGCGTTGGCAAAGGCCTGTCCGGCGAGCAGCGAGCCGAGCAGCATGGCCTGTCGTGATGCGCGGTTGCTGCCGTTGTGCACTGCCTCGTCCAGATTCCCGGCCAACAGGCGCAGTGCCTCACGGGCGAGCATATCGGACAGCGGATTCTTTTTCAGTTTGCTTGTGTAAGCCTCAATGGCATGCACCATGGCGTCGATGCCAGTGGCGGCGGTGACCGCCGATGGCAGTCCGAGCGTCAATTCGGCGTCCAGTACCGCCAGATCCGGCAACAGCAAAGGTGATACCACGCCGGTCTTGGTGGTTGCGCCGGTAGTGATGATGGCAATCTGCGTGACTTCCGAGCCGGTACCGGCAGTGGTCGGCACCTGAATCAGTGGCAGACGCTGGCCCTTGGCATTATCCACACCGTAGATGTCAGCCAGGCTTTGCTGGCTGTGCGGATGGGCCAGCAGCGCCACCAGTTTGGCCACGTCCATCGAACTGCCGCCACCGAAGCCAATGATCAACTGCGCATTCATCTCCCGTGCCTGTCGAATGGCGGCCAGCACTACCTCCTCCGGCGGATCGGCCACGACCTGATCAAATACCTCGACACTCATGCCGGTATCAGCGAACCCCGGCAGTACATCACCGAGCAGGCCCAGCTGGGTAATGCCGGGGTCAGTGATGATCAATACCCGCTGCGCATCTCGCTCCCGACACAGCTGCGCGAGGCGGCTGGCAGCACCGGTTTCACAGAGAATTCGAGCGGTGGTGGCGAAGCTGAAAGATGGCATGGACACCTCGTGGTCGCAGATGGCAGAAGGATGAGCATTCACTGTAGGGGGACGAGTGCCGAGCGGCAAGCGCAGGCGGGACAGATCGACTGCCGTGAATACCGGACCATGCACATAGACACTCCGCACCGCCTGCCGGGACGTTCCGCGTCCGCTCTTGCGGTCAGGCAGGCGGTTGGTTCAGAGGAACATTTCCAGCAGATCATTGAGGAACAGCCGGCCTTGCGCGGTAGGGCGTAACTGTTGCTGCCAGGGTTCCAGCAGGCCGCGTTCCACGGCGCTGTCCAGTACGGGGGCGATGTCGGCGATGGCCTGGCCG
Above is a genomic segment from Halopseudomonas litoralis containing:
- a CDS encoding TonB-dependent receptor codes for the protein MSVQHAMTRSTGFRLSALALAIAVSAPLYAQTQQPEVVDVIGQAAQLEQALDDQRRANTIKSVVHADAIGQLPDDNAAEALQRIPGLSVERDQGEGRFVRVRGLSSDLNSVTINGTLVPAPEDDRRAVAMDVLPSELVQSLSVVKTLTPDMDANSLGGTIEVESLSAFDHDGLFYSLSAEGSHDENTSENSPKLSAAFSNRFSIGDGVDNFGIAAALSWQEREFGSDNVETGGAWDFDDGNQLEEVEQRRYDITRERTGFGLNLDYRPDEHSEVWLRTLYSRYKDDEVRQGLVTEFADPQLSGELGDAEVSRELKAREETQEVKSFVFGGKRQLGEWGISAQAGYSKAGEDSPGGIGNAAFEGNDDFSNIGYNGTRKPRLRSGADLHDPNNFSLTELEWEKQKTTDTEKNIKLDLTRDFYLSSMPSQVAFGGKVSRREKDNDLDIWTYEDFGDLGFSDAQLNLSGFTRGTTDYGLGRFGPEISDSAVENLISGLDRDSFYNEEESRINDFTIEEDINAAYLMSTLDIDDLRIIAGIRYESTRLKARGTGLDNGEFTANNTNNKYDHWLPGLHAIYQLNDKTQIRTAWTNSVVRPTFGQLFPGFMMDDDEAEFGNPDLNPLESANFDLGIEHYMGRAGAVSAFLFYKDIDNFVYTADVAGTGDYVDFSEAITSVNGESAEVYGLELAYSQKFSWLPAPWNGLLLNANTTFTHSDADIEQFDPDLGAMRGRSISLPGQSDVTGNLTVGWENDSLSLRLSTNYKSDYLDEVGDVLDSRYDYQVDDQLFVDFSASYFLRDNLQVFFEAQNLTDESYYVYTGSRRYNAQYEEYGPSYKIGLTLTHF
- a CDS encoding GGDEF domain-containing protein yields the protein MTSMLAMHRFKLAGLLIAAHTGLLLHLLAGEIKPLAVWDWLDIAGEGGSAVLLLTWTGLLLKSRPAGYVTNLLFFGLACLFFSLFMDTVDEFIVLPDAVAWDGWLESGPMPLGFALLTMGIFHWHREQLAINEQMRNRERVFREHRQFDKLTPLGDANYLKTQFQLALTEAEKDRQPLSMIMLDLDGFSRVNREYGHGEGDRLLQVLTQLLLLNLRQHDLLCRLAGDRFVIVLPHTGERQAQVLAGEVGEAVRSLAYKSSRHGERVDLSASVVALMARDEDADTLLQRLNIAMARAKQSLTVKYG
- a CDS encoding AraC family transcriptional regulator is translated as MDRPSVRSGWLECDIRFIPAHYQPASLIDLALGRGVNAHRLLQGTGLFHEDILTGHQRVSPQQFLLLIANVQQQMHADDTSFLLGQQWLPGHFGAASHALGHAVNLLEALERLVRLQPLLWPLLRLRLRVDEHHIWLEWGDSFGVGAQGVFLIEAGMAAVMGMSQWLSGQRLPWSFHLSHEQPRYTEQYWVHLGERLRFGSPLNQMCLPRDFLYKPWLGASATAGQVAEQEGLLMLSALPASQSLLDSLHDYLVAHVRRPLRLEGVAEAFDMSAATLKRKLHKHGTGFQQQLDRARSSVALELYQSRGYSSEDVADYLNFTDRANFRRSLRRWTGLLPSELQNWLMSGR
- the mtgA gene encoding monofunctional biosynthetic peptidoglycan transglycosylase, which translates into the protein MLLKTILRKTTKWLLILLLFSLLPVILFRWVPVPGSMLMAERWIEARSDNRQLDFHKRWLPYRQIPDNIKMAVIAAEDQRFAEHHGLDLKAIQAALEHNQRGGNLRGASTLSQQVAKNLFLWSDRSWLRKGLEVWFTLAIETLWPKQRILEVYLNIVEWDDGVFGVSAAAEHHFGVAAGVLSDQQAAQLAAVLPSPLRWSAANPPAHALQRSNWIRRQARQLGGSHYLRQMEAGRDWPQWLSPRYWSQRLGS
- a CDS encoding DUF423 domain-containing protein; this encodes MAKVLLLLAALSGFTGVALGAFAAHALRSRLPEKMLGVFQTGVQYQLWHTAALIGVALLLLRWPESALFKASGALFVVGILLFSGSLYLMTLGGLRLGMVTPIGGVCFLAAWVCFGMGVWRSM
- the thiS gene encoding sulfur carrier protein ThiS, yielding MQIKLNGEAHPLDSSISLADLVEQLELTGKRLAVELNLEIVPRSQYADTRLNDGDRVEIVHAIGGG
- a CDS encoding thiazole synthase produces the protein MTDMQQDALEIAGVRYRSRLLVGTGKYKDMDETRDAIEASGAEIVTVAIRRTNIGQNPGEPNLLDVVPPDRYTILPNTAGCFTAEDAVRTCRLARELLDGRNLVKLEVLADQKTLFPNVVETIKAAEVLVKDGFDVMVYTSDDPIIARQLAEIGCVAVMPLAGLIGSGLGICNPYNLRIILEEATVPVLVDAGVGTASDATIAMELGCAGVLMNTAIAGAQKPVLMAEAMKHAVLAGRGAYLAGRMPRRLYAAASSPLEGTFVGNE
- the trmB gene encoding tRNA (guanosine(46)-N7)-methyltransferase TrmB; protein product: MNESQDPEQTPDAEGHPRRTIRSFVMRAGRMTEGQQRGVEKGWPQFGLSLADGALDLDAVFGRQAPRTLEIGFGMGHSLLEMAQAAPEQDFIGIEVHRPGVGALLNGVLNAGVQNVRVYDCDAIEVLNQAVPDGSLDRLLLFFPDPWHKKKHNKRRIVQPAFAELVRRKLKVGGVLHMATDWEHYAEQMLEVMSVAPGYRNQAADGTFVSRPEERPITKFEKRGERLGHGVWDLKFERID
- a CDS encoding crotonase/enoyl-CoA hydratase family protein, giving the protein MQFETLDYQVQDGILTLTLNRPERMNAFNGPMRRELIAAFDAADADDAVRVIIVTGAGRAFCAGADLEKGGDTFNRHTRSDQPEGADLRDGGGTVSLRIYECTKPVIGAFNGAAVGVGVTMTLPMDIRLASTTAKFGFVFARRGITMEACSSWFLPRLVGPMQAMEWAYTGRVFGAEEALKGGLVRSIHEPDELMPAAYELAREIADNTAPMSALLNRQMIWRMLGADHPMEAHKIDSRAIAFMGESEDAKEGVRSFLEKRAPEFKLSTSADRPEFYPWWDERPFE
- a CDS encoding acyl-CoA thioesterase, producing the protein MTTTHHRNDYPYLHPITTRWHDNDIYGHINNVTYYAFFDSAVNSWLINEGRLDIHLGEQVAFVVSSGCDYFAPVAFPEPIEIGVRVAKLGNSSVHYELALFKAGETEACAAGRFVHVFVERASNRACPIPPGPRAALERLLVDR
- a CDS encoding iron-containing alcohol dehydrogenase, which gives rise to MPSFSFATTARILCETGAASRLAQLCRERDAQRVLIITDPGITQLGLLGDVLPGFADTGMSVEVFDQVVADPPEEVVLAAIRQAREMNAQLIIGFGGGSSMDVAKLVALLAHPHSQQSLADIYGVDNAKGQRLPLIQVPTTAGTGSEVTQIAIITTGATTKTGVVSPLLLPDLAVLDAELTLGLPSAVTAATGIDAMVHAIEAYTSKLKKNPLSDMLAREALRLLAGNLDEAVHNGSNRASRQAMLLGSLLAGQAFANAPVAAVHALAYPLGGHFHIPHGLSNALVLPSVVSFNAPAAESLYAELTPLLVPDCNPGDDASLTDQLITALSQLSPRCNLPSRLRDAGVPESSLELLASEAMLQQRLLVNNLREVTEADALAIYRQAY